A stretch of Aureispira sp. CCB-E DNA encodes these proteins:
- a CDS encoding M15 family metallopeptidase has translation MNNAPTFSFYLLLIASSLFCCACQSDAPSSTQATVATSLDLGIDSITIDTIHAPTRQKKVSLGFSPTQLDSIFQLHDTTWVNLKELHPSIELDLRYATTNNFMELQIYDCAQCYLRLATAKALLNAQKELESQNLGFKMFDCYRPKSAQYKLWKKVPDRRYVAPPSKGSMHSRGGALDLTIIQLDNKKELEMGTEYDYFGRAAYWVNKDLPEEVLDNRQLLRSTLEKHGFKTVTTEWWHFSYRRAWFKLSDMQWDCN, from the coding sequence ATGAACAACGCTCCCACTTTTTCTTTCTACTTGCTTCTTATTGCTTCTAGCTTATTTTGCTGTGCTTGTCAGTCAGATGCTCCTTCTTCGACCCAAGCCACTGTTGCCACTAGTCTTGACCTAGGCATAGATAGTATCACGATTGATACTATTCATGCCCCAACACGCCAAAAAAAAGTTTCTCTTGGTTTTTCTCCAACGCAATTAGATTCAATTTTTCAATTGCATGATACAACATGGGTCAATTTAAAAGAGTTGCATCCATCCATTGAGTTGGATTTAAGATACGCAACGACAAATAATTTTATGGAGTTGCAAATTTATGATTGCGCTCAATGCTATCTTCGTTTAGCAACAGCTAAAGCGCTCTTAAATGCTCAAAAAGAGTTAGAAAGTCAAAATTTAGGTTTCAAAATGTTTGACTGTTATCGTCCTAAAAGTGCTCAATACAAACTTTGGAAGAAAGTTCCTGACCGTCGTTATGTCGCCCCACCTAGCAAAGGATCAATGCACAGTCGAGGAGGGGCACTTGATTTAACCATCATTCAACTCGACAACAAGAAAGAATTGGAAATGGGAACCGAATATGATTATTTTGGTCGAGCTGCTTATTGGGTCAACAAAGATCTTCCTGAAGAGGTTCTGGACAATCGACAGTTACTACGTTCTACCTTAGAAAAACATGGCTTTAAAACTGTAACCACCGAGTGGTGGCACTTCTCTTATCGCCGTGCTTGGTTCAAACTATCTGATATGCAATGGGATTGCAACTGA
- the smpB gene encoding SsrA-binding protein SmpB, translating into MDLKKNIEIINKKAKHEYTFLFTIEAGIMLQGTEIKSIRAGKVNMSDAYCIIKSGELYVYSMHISEYKYGTYNNHIPKRPRKLLVTKIELKKLHNKVKEQGYSIVPYRLFISERGLAKLEIALAKGKKSYDKRDALKERDSKRTLDRLRKKYQ; encoded by the coding sequence ATGGATCTAAAAAAAAATATAGAAATTATCAATAAAAAAGCCAAGCATGAGTATACGTTTTTGTTTACCATAGAGGCTGGCATTATGCTACAAGGCACTGAAATAAAATCTATTCGAGCAGGAAAAGTAAATATGAGTGATGCTTACTGCATCATTAAATCAGGAGAATTGTATGTTTATAGCATGCATATTTCGGAATACAAATATGGTACCTACAACAATCACATCCCCAAGCGACCTCGAAAATTGCTAGTTACTAAAATCGAACTAAAAAAATTGCACAACAAGGTAAAAGAACAAGGCTATTCTATTGTGCCTTATCGTTTATTTATCTCCGAACGAGGCTTGGCAAAACTAGAGATTGCTTTAGCAAAAGGTAAAAAAAGCTACGACAAACGGGATGCCCTTAAAGAACGTGATTCAAAACGCACCTTGGATCGCCTACGCAAAAAATACCAATAG
- a CDS encoding ATP-dependent Clp protease proteolytic subunit, which translates to MYSKNEFIKYASGHLGMSKFHLETHLQKQPHFPPQLKGFTPSVMEERQMNVIQMDVFSRLMMDRIIFLGVGIDAYVANVIQAQLLFLDSLDSKKDIQMYINSPGGSVIDGLGIFDTMQYVTPDVGTICTSMAASMSAVLLAAGSKGKRVCLPHSRIMIHQPSGGMQGQVSDMEITYDLFKTLQKELYTILSNTTGQSLEQIKIDCDRDNWMRSEEAKAYGLVDQVVGQ; encoded by the coding sequence ATGTATTCTAAAAATGAATTTATCAAATATGCCTCAGGGCATCTAGGGATGAGTAAGTTTCATTTAGAAACCCATCTTCAAAAACAACCTCATTTTCCTCCTCAATTAAAGGGATTTACCCCTTCTGTAATGGAAGAACGCCAGATGAATGTCATTCAAATGGATGTTTTTTCTAGGTTGATGATGGATCGCATTATTTTTTTAGGTGTTGGTATTGATGCTTATGTAGCGAACGTCATCCAAGCACAACTACTGTTTTTGGATTCCTTAGATTCCAAAAAAGATATTCAAATGTATATCAATAGTCCAGGTGGGTCTGTCATTGATGGCTTGGGGATTTTTGACACGATGCAATATGTTACGCCTGATGTGGGCACAATTTGTACGAGCATGGCAGCGTCTATGAGTGCTGTTTTACTCGCCGCTGGGAGCAAAGGCAAACGTGTCTGCTTGCCGCATAGTCGCATTATGATTCACCAACCTTCTGGTGGCATGCAAGGGCAAGTGTCAGATATGGAAATCACCTACGATTTATTCAAGACATTACAGAAAGAACTATATACCATTTTGAGCAATACAACAGGGCAAAGTCTTGAGCAAATCAAAATAGATTGTGATAGAGACAATTGGATGCGTTCAGAAGAAGCCAAAGCTTATGGCTTGGTTGATCAAGTGGTTGGACAATAA